A genomic window from Enoplosus armatus isolate fEnoArm2 chromosome 20, fEnoArm2.hap1, whole genome shotgun sequence includes:
- the lyrm1 gene encoding LYR motif containing protein 1, with protein sequence MTASTRRAVLSLYMRVFRIARTWQTQSGVASDTDTERKYILQEARTLFRQNQQLTDKESIKRCIEECEARIEIGLHYRNPYPRATYLPPLGLATQKGRKLRTQQRLRKQAKPIYLQSHDET encoded by the exons ATGACGGCCTCCACTCGCAGGGCAGTGTTGTCACTGTACATGCGGGTGTTTCGCATCGCCCGGACCTGGCAGACACAGAGTGGAGTTGCAAGTGACACAGATACTGAGAGAAAATACATACTTCAGGAGGCTCGCACTCTGTTCAGACAGAACCAGCAG CTCACAGATAAAGAATCAATAAAGAGGTGTATTGAAGAATGTGAAGCAAGGATAGAAATAG GTCTACATTACAGGAACCCATATCCACGGGCT ACGTACCTACCACCGCTGGGACTGGCAACTCAGAAAGGCAGGAAGCTGCGAACACAGCAGCGCCTGAGGAAGCAGGCCAAGCCAATTTACTTACAGTCACATGACGAGACCTGA